The following coding sequences lie in one bacterium genomic window:
- the ligA gene encoding NAD-dependent DNA ligase LigA, translating into MDQAPLPDDLTAARAEAAHLRAELERHNRLYYRDASPEISDAEYDALDRRLRALEERFPDLADGDSPTARVGADTDTRFASAPHSRAMLSLANSYELADVAAFDARLRKDLGARLEREPLRYTVEPKMDGVALAVRYADGRLSLGLTRGDGRAGDVITANAATFAEIPGTLADGWADVFPAPGVTAFEVRGEAYLGLTRFAQLNAEREAAGLDVLANPRNATAGTLKTLDCEEVRRRGLSVFFYQLFPLATAGGAEPGPEHEFPTHCAEMAAIAALGLPANPLLDTAADLDELAARLADLEARRPELDYQIDGAVIKVDSRDLQVLAGFTAKAPRWGLAYKFAAEEAVTTLRDVTLQVGRTGVITPVAELAPVQLAGTTVSRATLHNWDEIERKDIRIGDRVTVVKGGDIIPKVLRVEVDARRGDERTIPVPEACPVCDEPATRAEGEVAVRCLNPLCPAVLAGRLRHFAGRDACDIEGLGGRSIDLFLAEGLVRGPADLFRLDLDVVAGLPGWGEKSAERLGQGLARAVERPWAAKIFALGIPQVGVTTALTLARHHPHIDALLAADAAALADLPDIGPIVADVITAFFASAGGRDLVDQLRAVGFFRASEELPPPEVAVVGDNDFAGRVYVLTGTLHEMTRSEAKREIEARGGKVTGSVSRKTDVLVAGEKAGSKLDKATELGIEILDEAAFITALQDNPLDVGASGDDA; encoded by the coding sequence ATGGACCAGGCCCCCCTGCCCGACGACCTCACCGCCGCGCGCGCCGAGGCGGCGCACCTGCGCGCCGAACTCGAGCGCCACAACCGTCTCTATTACCGGGACGCGTCCCCCGAGATCAGCGACGCCGAGTACGACGCCCTCGACCGCCGTCTGCGGGCCCTCGAGGAGCGCTTTCCCGACCTGGCCGACGGCGACAGCCCCACCGCCCGTGTGGGCGCCGACACCGACACCCGCTTCGCCAGTGCGCCCCACAGCCGGGCCATGCTCAGCCTGGCCAACAGCTACGAGTTGGCCGACGTGGCGGCCTTCGATGCGCGCCTGCGCAAGGACCTCGGCGCCCGTCTCGAGCGCGAGCCCCTGCGCTACACCGTCGAGCCCAAGATGGACGGCGTCGCCCTGGCCGTGCGCTACGCCGACGGCCGGCTGAGCCTGGGCCTGACCCGGGGCGACGGCCGCGCCGGCGACGTCATCACCGCCAACGCGGCGACCTTCGCCGAGATCCCGGGCACCCTGGCGGACGGCTGGGCCGACGTCTTTCCGGCGCCGGGCGTCACGGCATTCGAGGTGCGCGGCGAAGCGTACCTGGGCCTGACGCGTTTCGCCCAACTGAACGCCGAGCGCGAGGCGGCGGGCCTGGATGTCCTGGCCAACCCCCGCAACGCCACGGCGGGCACCCTCAAGACCCTCGACTGCGAGGAGGTGCGGCGGCGCGGGCTGTCGGTCTTCTTCTACCAGCTCTTCCCGCTGGCGACGGCCGGCGGGGCGGAGCCGGGCCCGGAACACGAATTCCCCACCCACTGCGCCGAGATGGCGGCCATCGCCGCCCTCGGCCTGCCCGCCAATCCGCTCCTGGACACGGCTGCCGACCTGGACGAGCTGGCCGCGCGGCTGGCGGACCTGGAGGCGCGGCGACCGGAGCTCGACTACCAGATCGACGGGGCGGTCATCAAGGTCGACAGCCGCGACCTGCAGGTGCTGGCCGGATTCACGGCCAAGGCGCCGCGCTGGGGGCTGGCCTACAAGTTCGCCGCCGAGGAGGCCGTCACCACCCTGCGCGACGTGACGCTGCAGGTGGGGCGCACCGGCGTGATCACGCCCGTGGCCGAGCTGGCACCGGTGCAGCTGGCCGGCACCACGGTCAGCCGCGCCACGCTGCACAACTGGGACGAGATCGAGCGCAAGGACATCCGCATCGGCGACCGCGTCACGGTGGTCAAGGGTGGCGACATCATCCCCAAGGTGCTGCGGGTGGAAGTCGACGCCCGGCGGGGCGACGAGCGGACGATCCCCGTGCCGGAAGCCTGTCCGGTGTGCGACGAGCCGGCCACGCGGGCCGAGGGGGAGGTGGCGGTGCGCTGCCTGAACCCTCTGTGTCCGGCGGTGCTGGCCGGACGCCTGCGCCACTTCGCCGGCCGCGACGCCTGCGACATCGAGGGTCTCGGCGGCCGCTCGATCGATCTCTTCCTGGCCGAGGGCCTGGTGCGCGGTCCGGCCGACCTGTTCCGCCTCGACCTGGACGTGGTGGCCGGGTTGCCCGGCTGGGGCGAGAAGTCGGCCGAGCGCCTGGGGCAGGGCCTGGCCCGGGCCGTCGAGCGCCCGTGGGCGGCCAAGATCTTCGCCCTGGGGATTCCCCAGGTGGGGGTCACGACGGCGCTCACCCTGGCCCGCCATCATCCGCACATCGACGCCCTGCTGGCCGCCGACGCCGCGGCGCTGGCCGACCTGCCGGACATCGGCCCCATCGTGGCCGACGTGATCACGGCCTTCTTCGCCTCGGCCGGCGGTCGCGACCTGGTGGACCAGCTGCGTGCGGTGGGCTTCTTCCGCGCCAGCGAGGAGCTGCCCCCGCCGGAGGTCGCCGTCGTGGGCGACAACGACTTTGCCGGGCGCGTCTACGTGCTGACCGGGACCCTGCACGAGATGACCC